The Canis aureus isolate CA01 chromosome 9, VMU_Caureus_v.1.0, whole genome shotgun sequence genome has a segment encoding these proteins:
- the ERG28 gene encoding ergosterol biosynthetic protein 28 homolog isoform X1 — MSRFLNVLRSWLVMVSIIAIGNTLQSFRDHTFLYEKLYTGKPDLVNGLQARTFGIWTLLSSVIRCLCAIDIHNKTYAVPHHTLDLPPRPGALPLRAVCLWDCSSHDWRPGTPDGGKFFNPGYASWALVPRSRASLRTEEEKLRPASPPPRFRLLPLLSPSFIFPPLSFLLFCTILSPLTHC, encoded by the exons ATGAGCCGTTTCTTGAATGTGTTACGAAGCTGGCTGGTTATGGTGTCCATCATAGCCATAGGGAACACGCTGCAGAGCTTCCGAGACCACACCTTTCTCTATGAAAAGCTCTACACTGGCAAGCCGGATCTTG TGAATGGCCTCCAAGCTCGGACTTTTGGGATCTGGACACTGCTGTCATCAGTGATTCGCTGCCTCTGTGCCATCGACATCCACAACAAGACGTAT GCTGTACCACATCACACTCTGGACCTTCCTCCTCGCCCTGGGGCACTTCCTCTCCGAGCTGTTTGTCTTTGGGACTGCAGCTCCCACGATTGGCGTCCTGGCACCCCTGATGGTGGCAA gTTTTTCAATCCTGGGTATGCTAGTTGGGCTCTGGTACCTAGAAGTAGAGCCAGCCTCCggacagaagaagagaaactgaggccagcgTCACCACCTCCGAGATTTCGTCTTCTACCGTTACTGTCCCCTTCCTTCATcttccctcctctttcatttcttcttttctgtaccATCCTGAGCCCCCTTACCCACTGCTAG
- the ERG28 gene encoding ergosterol biosynthetic protein 28 homolog isoform X2, which produces MSRFLNVLRSWLVMVSIIAIGNTLQSFRDHTFLYEKLYTGKPDLVNGLQARTFGIWTLLSSVIRCLCAIDIHNKTLYHITLWTFLLALGHFLSELFVFGTAAPTIGVLAPLMVASFSILGMLVGLWYLEVEPASGQKKRN; this is translated from the exons ATGAGCCGTTTCTTGAATGTGTTACGAAGCTGGCTGGTTATGGTGTCCATCATAGCCATAGGGAACACGCTGCAGAGCTTCCGAGACCACACCTTTCTCTATGAAAAGCTCTACACTGGCAAGCCGGATCTTG TGAATGGCCTCCAAGCTCGGACTTTTGGGATCTGGACACTGCTGTCATCAGTGATTCGCTGCCTCTGTGCCATCGACATCCACAACAAGAC GCTGTACCACATCACACTCTGGACCTTCCTCCTCGCCCTGGGGCACTTCCTCTCCGAGCTGTTTGTCTTTGGGACTGCAGCTCCCACGATTGGCGTCCTGGCACCCCTGATGGTGGCAA gTTTTTCAATCCTGGGTATGCTAGTTGGGCTCTGGTACCTAGAAGTAGAGCCAGCCTCCggacagaagaagagaaactga